The nucleotide window GAAATCTGGAAAAAAGCAACAATCACCAACAGGGCTGCGCTGATATCAATGACCTCTTTTTCGGAAATATAGAGAGTGGGCAAAAAAAAGCGGAATAATATAAAAATTAATCCGGCTGATGCCATAAAAACGGCACACAACAGTGTGGCTGAAAATCCTGCGATCCGTGTTGCGTGAATATTTTTTTGTCCCACGGCATTGCTTACCCGGATTGTGGCGGCAGAAGATATGCCCATGGCAATCATGAATGAAATGGAGGCAAGATTTAATGCAATCTGGTGGGCTGCGAGCTCAACCGTTCCCATCCAGCCGATCATGATTGATGAGGCCGTAAATGCACTGACTTCAAAAAAATACTGGAATCCTGCCGGAATACCTATGGCCAGAAGCCGCCGCATCATGGAAAAATCTATTTTCCTGTAATTCAAGGTGGGATCAAACCGCTTCATTTTCGAAGATTTTCTGATGACAACCATCAGCACAATCGCCATGAATGTTCTGGAACTGATGGTGGCAATACCGGCACCTGTCAGGCCAAGGGGCGGCATGCCAAGATGGCCGTATATAAAGATCCAGTTTGCCAGGATATTCACAATATTTGCTAACAAAGTGATAAACATGGCAGGTTTCAGATAGCTTACTCCTTCGGCAAATTGCCGATAGCTTTGAAACAGCATTAACGGTATCATGGAACCGCCCAGCACTTTCATGTAAAGAGATGCCGGACCCACAATTTCTTTTGGCTGATTTAAAAACCGGATACACTCTGATAGAAGAAGGGTGACACAGCAAAGCAGAATACCAAAAAAAACATTCACGATAAGACCCTGCCTTAAGATAACACCGCATTCTTTATCATTGCCTGCACCGTATGCCATGGCGGTTAAAGGGGTGACCGCCACGGTCAGTCCGAATCCAATAACCATAATCAAGATAAACATGGCATTTGCAATGGATGCAGCAGCAAGAGCCTGGACACCTAATTTTCCCACCATGACGTTATCCACAACCGACATTAACAATTGCCCTACCTGACCTACAACAATGGGAAGAGACAAAATAAGGGTTTTTTTTATTTCATTTTTAAACATGGTTTGATTCTCAAACAGATTATGAGGCTGCCATTTTTTCAATATGCGTTAGGGCAATTTTTACGGCATCTTTAATTTGTTTTTCAGGGGGGAGCGTCTGCTCGATCTTCTCAATGAACCGGGACTGACGCAGCAGTTTATAGGATTCGTTGAAATTAAGGTCATAGACCCAGCTTATCTGTAACAGCTTTAGATCTGTCAAACAGCTCAAATGGCAGGTTTGAACCAGCTGTCCATTATTGAGAGCATTGATTATTTTTTCAGAGTATGCCTGTCCTTTATCTGGAAAATTTAAAAAGATTGCATCAGTTCCCTGTTTGATTTTTTTTGAGTAATAATCAATGACCACCTTCCAGATATCAAGTTTGTCTGCATCGCGAAGCAGTTTAATGAACAACAATTGTTTTTTGTTTTGGATATCAGGCAGTTGGTACGCGTTATGCCAGGCAATGGCTGTCACAATATACCTTTTTTCCTCTGTTGACAGGTCTTTCAGAATCTTATGAACTGATAGTTCCCGTATGCCGAGCTTGGCGTGATTTACCGATTTTTTGTCGTTAAATGTAGCATAATCCCGATATTGTTTAAACCGCCCGATATCATGAAATAATGCTGAAATTTCGACAATTTTTAATTCATCTTGTGTAAGATTCAGGGACCTGCCAAGCCTGAGAATATTCGCACAGACCCTGAGGGTGTGGACCTCTTTTAAATTAAACATCCGGTTCTGTTCAGGAGTGTTTCCATAAAAACCGGAAACATATTCAAAAAACCTGGATTTCAACTCCAACACTTGTTTGTTCTTCATGTTCAAGGCCTCATTTTGTTCAACTCATATCGTTGATCCGTTCAATAACTGCCACGGGCAGACCTGGTCTTTCGCTCAGATTTGCCCACAACAAAGGTTGAAAGTCTCTGTATGAATTTTTTAAGACTTTCATATAAATTTTCATGGGTTTAGATTTAACCTATACACTTTAATTTAGTCGGGCTTACAGGTCAAGCAGTGGAATAAAACTTCCAGTGTATAGTCAATGTCATAAACTTAAGCATTGAGTATTTTACCACGAAGGACACGAATTTTACGAAGATATTAGAGTATTCAACTTCGTGTTCTTCGTGGTTTTAATCTGAAAGTCTCTTAACTTTATGACATTGAGTGTATAGTCTATCTTCCACTGGAAGTTTTATTATATTTTATAAATCAGTCCGGTTAAATAGATTTGGTGCAGCCGGTTTAAATTTCATAACTGATGATTCTTAACCCCTCCAGGGTCAGGGATTGTTCTACTTTTTCAATAGTTTTGGATAATCCTGATATCAGTGGTGCCAGGCCTCCCGTGGCAAGAACCCGGGGGGTGGTTGACATCTCTTTGGTCATTCTTTCAACCATTCCGTCCACCATTGATGCATTACCGTGAATTATACCGGATTTAATACTGTCAATGGTGTCCTTGCCAATTACCTTTTCAGGGGCCTTGAATATTTCCACCCTGGGCAATCTGGACGCTTTCTGAAAAAGGGCATCGGCAGAGATCATAACCCCAGGTACAATTGCGCCGCCAAGATATTCTCCTTGCTCGGAAATAATATCAAATGTGGTAGCAGTCCCGAAATCAATAATAATGAGAGCTGTCTTATATTTGTTATAGGCAGCCACGGCATTGACGATCCGATCCGCCCCGACTTCGTTGGGGTTATTATAAAGAATAGGCATAAGTTTTTTTACGGAATCAGGATTTATCCATACAGGTGTTAAACCCAAATACCTTTCACAAAATGCATTCAGGATAGGAACGGCGGACGGAACAACCGAGGAAATAACAATTTTTTCAATTTTGGTGCGATTCACACCCTTATCTGAAAAAAGTGCGTTGGCCAGGACATTGAATTCATCTGCGGTTGCATCCCT belongs to Desulfobacula toluolica Tol2 and includes:
- a CDS encoding MATE family efflux transporter, which codes for MFKNEIKKTLILSLPIVVGQVGQLLMSVVDNVMVGKLGVQALAAASIANAMFILIMVIGFGLTVAVTPLTAMAYGAGNDKECGVILRQGLIVNVFFGILLCCVTLLLSECIRFLNQPKEIVGPASLYMKVLGGSMIPLMLFQSYRQFAEGVSYLKPAMFITLLANIVNILANWIFIYGHLGMPPLGLTGAGIATISSRTFMAIVLMVVIRKSSKMKRFDPTLNYRKIDFSMMRRLLAIGIPAGFQYFFEVSAFTASSIMIGWMGTVELAAHQIALNLASISFMIAMGISSAATIRVSNAVGQKNIHATRIAGFSATLLCAVFMASAGLIFILFRFFLPTLYISEKEVIDISAALLVIVAFFQISDGTQAVGLGILRGITDMKIPTLITLVAYWVIGLPSGYFLAFTCNMGIYGVWYGLLISLTASAFFMMIRFNAKSKQIIRIF
- a CDS encoding HD domain-containing protein; translated protein: MKNKQVLELKSRFFEYVSGFYGNTPEQNRMFNLKEVHTLRVCANILRLGRSLNLTQDELKIVEISALFHDIGRFKQYRDYATFNDKKSVNHAKLGIRELSVHKILKDLSTEEKRYIVTAIAWHNAYQLPDIQNKKQLLFIKLLRDADKLDIWKVVIDYYSKKIKQGTDAIFLNFPDKGQAYSEKIINALNNGQLVQTCHLSCLTDLKLLQISWVYDLNFNESYKLLRQSRFIEKIEQTLPPEKQIKDAVKIALTHIEKMAAS
- a CDS encoding type III pantothenate kinase; translation: MLLVIDVGNTNTVIGVYDGENLKHDWRIRTVRDATADEFNVLANALFSDKGVNRTKIEKIVISSVVPSAVPILNAFCERYLGLTPVWINPDSVKKLMPILYNNPNEVGADRIVNAVAAYNKYKTALIIIDFGTATTFDIISEQGEYLGGAIVPGVMISADALFQKASRLPRVEIFKAPEKVIGKDTIDSIKSGIIHGNASMVDGMVERMTKEMSTTPRVLATGGLAPLISGLSKTIEKVEQSLTLEGLRIISYEI